From the genome of Mycobacterium kansasii ATCC 12478:
GCGCCTCACATGCCGACCAGGAGTTGTCCGCCAAGCTGCGAAACGCGGAGCTGCAGGCGTCATTTCGGTCGGCTGAGCATATGGGCTTCGACGAACTCATCGACCCCCGTGAAACCCGTGACGCGTTGCTGGCCGCGCTGCAGCGCGGCATCAACGCCCGGCAGGCCACCGCGGAACCGGTGATGCGCACGCTCATCATGCCGTGACGTTGTTCTGGCCACCCGCGTCGCACGCACCGCGTCGAACGTGAACCCACTGCGACGACACGCCGACGCGCACCACAGTGTGTTCACGCTCGGCGGGAGAAAACCTTGCTGGCGGGCGGCGCGTGGATCTGCTTGCCCAGGCCGAGCACGTGCTCGGCAATCATGTTGCGGAACACTTCCAATGTGCCGCCGTAGATTCCGACCAACGGTGCGAAGCGGTAGACATATTCGGCGCCGCCGTCATCGGCCGCGCCGTCAGCCCCGAACGGCAACGCAGCAGCGGTCCCCAGAACGTCCATCAGGTCGGAAGAGATGTCACGCATCGTTTGCGCGATCGCCACCCGCCCGAAGATGCCCGGTGCCGACAGCGCTGCCTCCACCCGCGCGACGCCGCGGCCCAATCGATATGCCACCGACCCGTCGTCGAGCAGGCGGTACCCGCCGGGACCGGGCCTGGTCACCTGCGCCGCGACCCGGTCGACCGCTTCGGCCATGACACCGGCCTGGTGCATCATGATCGAGGTGTCCTGCAACCCGTCGGGTGCCGGCGCGACCGCGCCGTGCTCGACGTTGAGCGGCTCCCGCAGGACCGTCCAGCCCCCGTTCACCTCGCCGAGCCGATACTTGTCATCGACGCGCACGTCACTGTAGTAGACGATGTTCGTCCGGTCGCCGTCCACCGTGCGGATGCCCCGGATCTCGATGCCCGGCGAGTCCAGCGGCACCAGAAACATGGTCAGGCTCTTGTGCTTTCGGGCGTGCGGGTCGGTGTTGGTGATCAGAAAGACGTATTGGCAGTTATGCGCGCCGGTGGTGAACATCTTCGAACCGTTGATCACCCAGCTGTCGCCGTCGCGCACCGCGCGGGTCTTGCAGGTGGCGACGTCGGATCCGCCTTCGGGCTCGGTGTAGCCCAGGCACATCCGGACATGGCCGCTGAAGACACCTGGCAATACCTCCTCGACGAGCTCGGCTGAGCCGAACTTCGTCACCGACCGAGCCACCATGGCGGTCGTTCCCCACGTCACCCACGGCACTCGGGCGCGGCGTTTCTCCAGCTCCCAGATGCGCCGCTGCACCCGGCTGAATCCGCCTTCGGATTCCGTCTGCCACTCCGCTGCCAAATACCCTGCGGCGCCGAACTTCAGGTGCAGACCCTCATGGAAGTTGTCGCCCGTCTCACGGTCGTGACGGCGGACCTCGTCGGTCACGTGCTCGGCCAGAAACCGGCGCGCCTCGTCGCGGAATGCCTGGTCCTCTTCGGAAAGTTCAACCAGGGAAAAGTCCATCGTTGGGCTCCTGTTCCTAGAAGCACGCGGCCCGGGACGCGGTTTCGCGGGTGGCCACGATCTCGGCAATGCGCCGGGCGCACGCGCCCGGATCACCCCCGGCCAGTGGCCATCCGCGGGCCCGCACCAGATAGGCGGTGGCGGCGGCCTCGGCCGAAACCCCCAGGCCTCCCTGGATGTGGACCGCCATGGTGGCGGCCTTGGCGGCTTCCTCCGCCATGAACAGAAACGCTGCCGGTGCCAGTTCCGGTCGTTCACCGGGTTCGTTGTCCAAAAACCAGGCGGCACGCCGAACCAGATTGCGCCCGCTGTGCACGGTGATGGCCATGTTCGCCAGCGGGTGCGAAATGCCTTGCAGCGTAGCGATGGGCACGCCCAGTGTGTAACGGGTCTTGGCGAACTCCGCCGCGATCGTCATCGTCTCCTCGACCAGACCAACCAGCGCCGCGGCCATCAGCAGTCGCCATTCATCCAGGGCTCGTTGATAATTCGCCAGCGCCTCGGACCCGCGGGCCACCACCGTCCGAGAGTCAGCGGCTGC
Proteins encoded in this window:
- a CDS encoding acyl-CoA dehydrogenase family protein — protein: MDFSLVELSEEDQAFRDEARRFLAEHVTDEVRRHDRETGDNFHEGLHLKFGAAGYLAAEWQTESEGGFSRVQRRIWELEKRRARVPWVTWGTTAMVARSVTKFGSAELVEEVLPGVFSGHVRMCLGYTEPEGGSDVATCKTRAVRDGDSWVINGSKMFTTGAHNCQYVFLITNTDPHARKHKSLTMFLVPLDSPGIEIRGIRTVDGDRTNIVYYSDVRVDDKYRLGEVNGGWTVLREPLNVEHGAVAPAPDGLQDTSIMMHQAGVMAEAVDRVAAQVTRPGPGGYRLLDDGSVAYRLGRGVARVEAALSAPGIFGRVAIAQTMRDISSDLMDVLGTAAALPFGADGAADDGGAEYVYRFAPLVGIYGGTLEVFRNMIAEHVLGLGKQIHAPPASKVFSRRA